In Mycoavidus cysteinexigens, a genomic segment contains:
- a CDS encoding DUF4054 domain-containing protein, producing the protein MAITPADVKARFPVLDAVEEAQLQLLIDDTRPFFNIERWGAFYPRGACLLVAHFWSMQQKVDKGETAPVHAITSRKAGEVQLNYASPSPLEMQDAWLAATSYGQQYLSLRKQVGFGALVV; encoded by the coding sequence ATGGCCATTACACCGGCTGACGTTAAAGCGCGCTTTCCTGTGCTCGATGCGGTGGAAGAGGCACAGCTTCAACTGCTGATTGATGATACGCGCCCCTTCTTTAATATCGAACGTTGGGGCGCGTTTTATCCGCGGGGGGCCTGTCTATTGGTCGCACACTTCTGGAGCATGCAGCAGAAAGTCGACAAGGGCGAAACCGCTCCAGTTCATGCCATTACATCTCGTAAAGCCGGCGAGGTTCAGCTTAACTATGCGTCCCCGAGCCCGCTAGAGATGCAAGATGCTTGGCTCGCAGCCACCAGCTACGGTCAACAATATCTTAGCTTGCGCAAACAGGTGGGCTTTGGCGCGCTCGTGGTGTGA
- a CDS encoding phage neck terminator protein, producing the protein MATTTQQQFDMKALRSLLREVLSLPSGAVRPSYQAGPTGAEPCVIVSVLTSVEIGTTRQAFDGAREIERLSTARLTTVSIEAFGENAYALMQTLTTLLQASSTQSMLRTRLNAGLVTLSPLRELTTIVGAGSEERAQFDATFSHSDCVEIDLKRIEHASVLTRSDI; encoded by the coding sequence ATGGCTACTACGACGCAACAGCAGTTCGACATGAAGGCACTGCGCAGCCTACTGCGCGAGGTTTTGTCGTTACCTAGTGGCGCTGTACGACCAAGCTATCAGGCTGGACCGACTGGCGCTGAACCCTGTGTGATCGTTTCTGTGCTGACTTCCGTTGAAATCGGCACCACCCGACAAGCGTTTGATGGCGCACGTGAAATAGAGCGCTTAAGCACTGCACGACTGACCACCGTATCGATCGAAGCCTTCGGAGAAAACGCCTACGCACTGATGCAAACGCTCACGACACTGTTACAAGCCAGCTCGACTCAGTCCATGCTGCGCACCCGCTTAAACGCCGGTTTAGTCACCCTCTCGCCGTTACGCGAATTAACGACAATCGTTGGCGCCGGCTCCGAAGAACGCGCTCAGTTTGATGCCACTTTCTCGCACTCTGATTGCGTTGAGATCGATTTAAAACGAATTGAGCATGCCTCCGTTCTGACGCGCTCAGATATTTAA
- a CDS encoding structural cement protein Gp24: MSIQLADYGDAQLERGIPGLEADNGPNSIVNRRNASTAEIDFGLAVAAGADADTAVLPSTGCRIIGLSVRHATMQANQTGNVSYAPKATVPVMEIGRLWAIAKNPVSPGDAVTTDATGALSTGTAIAVPGALWETQAAAGAIARVRINLLPPMPAASSSSKKTTSTQVE; this comes from the coding sequence ATGTCAATTCAACTCGCCGACTATGGTGATGCACAGCTCGAGCGGGGTATCCCTGGACTCGAGGCCGATAATGGCCCCAACAGTATTGTGAACCGCCGTAATGCCAGTACTGCTGAGATTGACTTTGGTTTAGCAGTTGCCGCAGGTGCTGACGCAGATACTGCGGTGTTGCCTTCTACAGGCTGCCGCATCATCGGTTTAAGCGTGCGCCACGCTACGATGCAAGCGAATCAAACCGGCAACGTCAGCTATGCGCCCAAAGCTACCGTACCCGTCATGGAAATTGGACGGCTATGGGCCATCGCTAAAAACCCTGTCAGCCCAGGTGACGCAGTGACGACCGACGCGACGGGCGCACTCTCCACCGGCACGGCAATAGCCGTCCCTGGCGCTCTATGGGAAACCCAAGCCGCGGCCGGAGCGATTGCGCGCGTGCGGATTAACCTCCTCCCCCCTATGCCCGCCGCCTCCAGCTCGTCTAAAAAGACTACCTCAACCCAAGTTGAATAA
- a CDS encoding DUF2184 domain-containing protein, translating into MPNKILADALSRTSIFQDASLIQDSSQALAFLTGQLESVETQIYQKKRALLDYEALLPISTSAGQWATSITYRMKDFAGQGQRHSGKGDDIPRVDVHYDTKSIPVISGSIGYAYTFNELRMSAKLNLAIDQDRAEAAFYAYRAHLNQVGLFGEKELTGLFNSPFVPQVQAGVGSWTTATPEQVLKELNEVITQVWTQTKRNSTPNTIILPGAHYAHLASTPRSKGSDKTILQYVRENNIAKAEKNIDIDFRGGIDLDRAGQNQSTRMMVYEKDPVNLAFHIPMPLMFHAPEQRGLELLINGEYKYSGVEFRYPKSALYIDGI; encoded by the coding sequence ATGCCGAACAAAATTCTTGCTGATGCGCTCAGCCGCACGTCTATTTTCCAAGACGCCAGCCTTATCCAAGATTCCTCTCAAGCCCTGGCTTTCTTAACCGGACAACTCGAATCTGTTGAAACACAGATTTACCAAAAAAAGCGTGCTCTTCTGGATTATGAAGCGCTGCTACCGATCTCAACCTCTGCCGGCCAATGGGCCACTTCGATTACCTATCGCATGAAGGATTTTGCCGGCCAAGGCCAGCGCCATAGCGGCAAAGGCGACGATATTCCTCGGGTCGATGTTCATTATGATACAAAATCCATACCGGTCATCTCAGGCTCAATTGGCTATGCGTATACTTTTAACGAATTGCGCATGTCCGCTAAATTAAACTTAGCCATTGACCAAGATCGGGCTGAGGCCGCTTTTTATGCCTATCGCGCTCATCTCAACCAGGTAGGATTGTTTGGCGAAAAAGAACTCACCGGTTTATTCAACTCTCCCTTTGTCCCTCAAGTCCAAGCCGGTGTCGGTAGCTGGACAACAGCGACGCCTGAACAGGTTTTAAAAGAACTCAACGAAGTGATTACGCAAGTCTGGACACAGACCAAGCGCAATAGCACACCCAATACGATCATTTTGCCTGGGGCGCACTACGCGCATCTTGCCAGCACACCGCGCAGCAAAGGATCGGATAAAACCATTTTGCAATACGTGCGCGAGAACAATATCGCCAAAGCCGAGAAGAATATCGATATTGACTTTCGAGGCGGCATTGACCTCGATCGCGCAGGTCAAAATCAAAGCACACGGATGATGGTTTACGAGAAAGATCCCGTCAATCTCGCTTTTCATATCCCCATGCCGCTGATGTTCCATGCGCCAGAGCAACGCGGATTGGAATTACTCATCAACGGCGAATACAAATACTCCGGTGTTGAATTCCGTTATCCGAAGTCCGCTTTGTATATCGATGGGATTTAA